The Burkholderia latens genome segment CGGCGGTGGCCGGCGAATGCGACGAGCGAGTAGAAGCCGATCGCGACCGCGCCGCCGATTACGCCGATTCCGAGCGTGTTCACGATCGCCCGCACGAGGTTGTCCTGTTCGAACAGCTCGACGAAGTTCGCGAGCGTGAGCACTTCGGCGAGCGGCACGCCTTCGCCCCAGTTCGTCACGAACGCGCGCAGCACGATGCCGGAGATCGGCACGATCACGGTCAGCACCAGCCACAGCGAGACGATCGCGAGCGCGACCCAGCGCCACACGCCGAGCGGCAGCACCGTCGCGCGGCCGGCCTTGCCCTTCACGGTGACGAAGCGGTTCGCGGTTTTCAGCAACCGGCGTTGCAGCAGCACGAGCGGGAACGTGATCGCGACGATGCACACGGCGACCGCGGCCATCAGGTGGTACGACGGCACGCCGAGCTTGTTGGTCAGCTTGTACAGGTACGTCGCGAGCACGAGATGGCCTTCCGGATCGCCGAGCACGAGCGGCAGCCCGAACACCTCGAAGCCGAGGAAGAACACGAGCACGCCGGCGAACAGCAGTGCGGGCATCGTCATCGGCAGGCTCACGTCGAGCGCGACGCGGAACGGGCGGGCGCCCGTCACGCGAGCGGCTTCCTCGACGTCCGAGCCGAGGTTGCGAAGCGCGGCCGACGAATACAGATACACGTGCGGCACGTGCGTGAGGCCGACGATCAGCGTGATCGCGAAGATCGAGTAGACGTTCCACGGCACGTTCTGAACCCCGAACAGTTCCTTGAACCATACGGAGTAGAAGCCGACCGGTCCGGCCGCGACCACGTAGCCGAACGCGAGCACCATCGGCGACACGAACACGGGCGTGAGCAGCAGCGGCTCGAGCCAGCGGCGGCCGGGCAGGTCGGTGCGCACCATCAGGAACGCGAGGACGCCGCCGAGCGGAATCGAGATGAACAGCATCCCGCCGGCGATGATGAACGAGTTCTTCACGGCGGACCAGAAGTCCGGATCGGCGAAGATGAAGCGGAAGCCTTCGATGCCGAGCGTCTTGTTCGCGTCGAAGAACGGCGCGGACAGCAGGCTCTGGAACAGGATGAAACCGAGCGGCAGCGCGACCGCGACGGTGAGCACCGCGACGACGATCCAGCGCAGCATGCCGGCAAGCGGCTGCAGGTTGCTGACCGGCAGCGCGGGAATCGCGCCGCGTTGGCCGGTGGTGGGCGGAACGGCCGGCGCCGCTCCGCGTGTGCTGGTTGAAAGCATGAGTTCGCCCCTGCGGCCATCCGGATGGCCGCCTCAAGGAAGTCGGTAAGGGGAAGGGGGGCCGCCCGCGCGGCGTGCGGCGTGCAGCGGGCGGCCGTTGGCTGTGGACGGGCCGAAGCCGGTCAGCGGATCAGCTCTTGATCGCCTGCTGCCATTGCTTCAAAAACGCGAGTCGCTTCGACTGATCGAGATAGACGAGCAGGCCGGTGCCGATCGGGATCGGCTTCAGCGAATCGCCGAGCTCCTTCGTGAGGCTCGCGGCCGACGTTTCGCCGGCCACGTCCGTGCGGATCGCGTACAGGTTCGCCTGGTTTGCGATCAGCGTCTGCCCGCGTTTGGACAGCAGGTAGTCGACCCACAGCTTCGCTGCGTTCGGGTTCTTCGCCTTCTTCGAAATCGTGGCCAGGCGGCTCACGACCTGCGTGTAGTCCTTCGGGAAGACATAGCCGATCGACTTGTCCTTCTTCGCCTTCGCGTACGCATACGAGCCGATGATGTTGTAGCCGATCAGGTTCTCGCCCGACGAGATGCGCTCCATCATCGCGCCGGTGCTCGACTGCAGCTTCGGACCGGTTGCGCCGATCGCCTTCACGAGTTCCCACGTAACCTTCTCGTTCAGGTGCGCGTCCTGCGTCAGCGCGTTGAAGCCGACGCCGGATTTCTCGACGTCGTATGTCGTCAGCTTGCCCTTGAACTTGTCGGGTTGCGACGTGAGCAGCTTGATCAGGTCGGTGCGCGTCTTCGGCACCTCGTTCTCAGGAATCAGGCGTTTGTTGTAGACGATCGCGAGCGGCTCGAACGTCGTGCCGTACGCCTGCTTCTGGTATTGCGCCCATTGCGGCACGTTCGCGCTTTCCGGCGAATCGTACGACGCCATCAGGCCGTCGTTGACGAGCTTGACCTGCAGATCCATCGCCGAGCTCCACAGCACGTCGGCGCTGGTGCTGCTCGCCGCGTTTTCGCTGATGTAGCGGTTGTACAGCTCGGTGCTGTTCATGTCGTTGTACTCGACCTTCACCCCGTACAGGCTTTCGAAGTCCTTGATCAGCGGGCGCACGAGGCCCGTGTCGGTCGTCGAGTAGACGATCAGCTTGCCTTCCTTCTTCGCGGCGTCGACGACGCCCTGGTAGTTACCCGGATATCCGGCCGGAACCTGTGCGGCGGCGCCGCCGGCTGCGGTGCCCAGGACGATCGTCAGCGCGAGGGCGAGCTGCTTCGGTGCAAAAAACGGCATGTCTTCCTCCAGTTACGCGTGTGTGTTGTTCGAATGACGCGGATGGTAATTGCGGCGCACTTTCAGCCTGCTTTCATTTCGGTTCACAATAGCAGCCTTTGTGTCATGGATTTCCCGAGGTCCCCATGCGTGTGCTGCTCGTCGAAGACAACCCGAACCTGGCGCAGTCGTTGAACGACGCGCTGAGTGCCGCGCGTTTCGCGGTCGACCACATGGCGGACGGGGAGGCGGCGGATCACGTGCTGCGCACGCAGGACTACGCGCTGGTGATTCTCGATCTCGGGCTGCCGAAGCTCGACGGGCTCGAGGTGCTGCGGCGGCTGCGTGCGCGCCGCAATCCGGTGCCGGTGCTGATCCTCACCGCGCACGGCTCGGTCGAAGATCGCGTGAAAGGACTCGATCTCGGCGCCGACGATTATCTTGCGAAGCCGTTCGAGCTGACCGAGCTGGAGGCGCGCGCTCGCGCGCTGATCCGGCGCAGCCTCGGCCACGAACACACGCGCGTCGAGTGCGGGCCGCTTTCGTATGACAGTATCGACCGCAGCTTCCACCTCGCCGGCGAACCGCTGCCGCTCACGCCGCGCGAGCGTTCGGTGCTCGAGGTGCTGATTCTGCGCAACGGCCGCGCGATCAACAAGGAAACGCTGTCGGAGAAAATCTTCGGGCTCGATGAGTCGGTCAACGCGGACGCGATCGAGATTTACGTGTACCGATTGCGCAAGAAGCTGGAGAACACCGGCGTCGCGATCGTCACGCTGCGCGGGCTCGGGTATCTGCTCGAAGCGAAGGCGGTCGAATGACCGTGCGCCCGAACCTGCGCACGCAAGTCGCGCTGTGGCTGCTGCTGCCGTTGCTCGGGCTGCTCGCGCTCGACTCGTGGCTCACGTACCAGCGTGCGATGAGCGCCGCGCATGTCGCGTTCGACCGCACGCTGTCGTCGTCGCTGAAGTCGATCCGCGAAGGCGTGCGGCTCAACGAGGGCGAGATCGAAGTCGACCTGCCGTATCTCGCGCTCGAAATGTTCGAGTCGGGCGACGGCGGCAAGATCTACTACCTGATTCGCGAGGACAACGGCCGCACGATCACCGGCTATCCGGACCTGCCGCTGCCGGAGGGCGACGCCGCGCTGTTCGCGACGCGCTACTACGACGTCGTCTATCGCGGCGAGCGGTTGCGCATGGGCGCGCTGCGCGTGCCGGTGCACGACGTGCCGACCGCGCAGACGCGCATCGTGTGGGTGATGGTCGGCGAGACGATCGAGGCGCGCCAGGCGCTCGCGCGCGAGATCCTGATGGGCTCGCTGCTGCAGGAAGGGCTGCTCGTCGTGCTCGCGCTCGGCATCGTGTGGCTCGGCGTCGGGCGCGGGCTGCGTCCGCTGAACCGGCTATCCGCCACGGTGGCCGCGCGCAGCGACGGCGATCCGACGCCGCTCGACACCGGCGGCATGCCGAGCGAACTCGCGCCGCTCGTCGATTCGATCAACCAGTACATCGGCCGCACGCAGCGGATGCAGGTCGCGCGGCGGCGCTTCTTCGCGGACGCCGCCCATCAACTGAAGACGCCGCTCGCGGCCGTGCAGGCCGGCGTCGAATTGGCTTTGCGGCCCGACGAGCAGCCGCGCGTGAACGTGCATCTGCGGCGCGTGAACGGCGCGGTGCGGCAGGCCGCGAAGATCGTCCAGCAACTGCTGTCGCTGTCGCGGCTCGATTCGGACAGCGGCCACGCGGTCGCGCATCAACCGGTCGCGCTGCACCGGCTCGCGCGCAGCGTGACGCTCGACTGGTCGCCGGTTGCGCGCGCGCGCGACATCGACCTCGGATTCGAGCACGAGCCCGACGTCACCGTGCTCGGGCAGCCGGACCTGCTCGGCGAAATGATCGGCAACCTCATCGACAACGCGATTCGTTACTCGGGCGATCGCGCGGTGATCACGGTGCGCGTGTCGCGCGACGGCGAGCATGCGCGGCTCGACGTGATCGACAACGGGCCCGGCGTCCCGGCCGGCGAGCGCGATGCGGTGTTCGAGCGCTTCCATCGCGGCAGCAAGACGCAGACGGTCGAAGGCACCGGGCTCGGGCTGTCGATCGTGCGG includes the following:
- a CDS encoding ABC transporter substrate-binding protein, with amino-acid sequence MPFFAPKQLALALTIVLGTAAGGAAAQVPAGYPGNYQGVVDAAKKEGKLIVYSTTDTGLVRPLIKDFESLYGVKVEYNDMNSTELYNRYISENAASSTSADVLWSSAMDLQVKLVNDGLMASYDSPESANVPQWAQYQKQAYGTTFEPLAIVYNKRLIPENEVPKTRTDLIKLLTSQPDKFKGKLTTYDVEKSGVGFNALTQDAHLNEKVTWELVKAIGATGPKLQSSTGAMMERISSGENLIGYNIIGSYAYAKAKKDKSIGYVFPKDYTQVVSRLATISKKAKNPNAAKLWVDYLLSKRGQTLIANQANLYAIRTDVAGETSAASLTKELGDSLKPIPIGTGLLVYLDQSKRLAFLKQWQQAIKS
- a CDS encoding response regulator, with product MRVLLVEDNPNLAQSLNDALSAARFAVDHMADGEAADHVLRTQDYALVILDLGLPKLDGLEVLRRLRARRNPVPVLILTAHGSVEDRVKGLDLGADDYLAKPFELTELEARARALIRRSLGHEHTRVECGPLSYDSIDRSFHLAGEPLPLTPRERSVLEVLILRNGRAINKETLSEKIFGLDESVNADAIEIYVYRLRKKLENTGVAIVTLRGLGYLLEAKAVE
- a CDS encoding sensor histidine kinase, yielding MTVRPNLRTQVALWLLLPLLGLLALDSWLTYQRAMSAAHVAFDRTLSSSLKSIREGVRLNEGEIEVDLPYLALEMFESGDGGKIYYLIREDNGRTITGYPDLPLPEGDAALFATRYYDVVYRGERLRMGALRVPVHDVPTAQTRIVWVMVGETIEARQALAREILMGSLLQEGLLVVLALGIVWLGVGRGLRPLNRLSATVAARSDGDPTPLDTGGMPSELAPLVDSINQYIGRTQRMQVARRRFFADAAHQLKTPLAAVQAGVELALRPDEQPRVNVHLRRVNGAVRQAAKIVQQLLSLSRLDSDSGHAVAHQPVALHRLARSVTLDWSPVARARDIDLGFEHEPDVTVLGQPDLLGEMIGNLIDNAIRYSGDRAVITVRVSRDGEHARLDVIDNGPGVPAGERDAVFERFHRGSKTQTVEGTGLGLSIVREIARVHQGSVTLADAAGGGLIVTVVLPIAPAAVQ
- a CDS encoding ABC transporter permease yields the protein MLSTSTRGAAPAVPPTTGQRGAIPALPVSNLQPLAGMLRWIVVAVLTVAVALPLGFILFQSLLSAPFFDANKTLGIEGFRFIFADPDFWSAVKNSFIIAGGMLFISIPLGGVLAFLMVRTDLPGRRWLEPLLLTPVFVSPMVLAFGYVVAAGPVGFYSVWFKELFGVQNVPWNVYSIFAITLIVGLTHVPHVYLYSSAALRNLGSDVEEAARVTGARPFRVALDVSLPMTMPALLFAGVLVFFLGFEVFGLPLVLGDPEGHLVLATYLYKLTNKLGVPSYHLMAAVAVCIVAITFPLVLLQRRLLKTANRFVTVKGKAGRATVLPLGVWRWVALAIVSLWLVLTVIVPISGIVLRAFVTNWGEGVPLAEVLTLANFVELFEQDNLVRAIVNTLGIGVIGGAVAIGFYSLVAFAGHRRHDWATKLLDYLVLLPRAVPGLLAGLAFLWIFLFVPGLRELKNSMWSIWIAYTVVWLAYGMRLIQSALLQVGPELEEAGRSVGATRSRVSLDVTLPLVRFGLLAAWLLIFMIFEREYSTAVYLLSPGTEVIGALLVSLWATGAVDQVAALSVINIAMVGAGLGVALRFGVKLHG